The Tachypleus tridentatus isolate NWPU-2018 chromosome 5, ASM421037v1, whole genome shotgun sequence genome includes a window with the following:
- the LOC143251216 gene encoding uncharacterized protein LOC143251216, protein MKYICNCKDNTSQCCEEGESKKDDSCCTCVVTCRCENGKMKCVCNCKDDTSQCCTEAKEGKNKCTVTVVCECGDARCSPDCKKESCQDCVEIRKKNSCVSTVTCCCENGKMKCICNCKDNTSQCCEEGESKKDDSCCTCVVTCRCENGKMKCVCNCKDDTSQCCTEAKEGKNKCTVTVVCECGDTRCSPDCKKESCEDCVETRKKNSCVCNVTCCCENGKMKCVCNCKCCKDGNDKCTVTCEC, encoded by the exons atgaaatatatttgtaactgtAAGGATAACACTTCTCAGTGTTGTGAAGAAG GTGAGTCAAAGAAAGACGACAGCTGTTGTACATGTGTCGTTACTTGTCGCTGTGAAAATGGAAAGATGAAATGCGTCTGTAACTGTAAGGATGACACATCTCAATGTTGTACAGAAGCTAAAGAGGGGAAAAACAAATGTACAGTTACTGTCGTTTGTGAATGCGGAGATGCACGTTGTAGTCCAGACTGTAAGAAGGAGTCATGCCAGGATTGTGTAGAAATCAGAAAGAAGAACAGTTGTGTTTCTACCGTTACCTGTTGCTGTGAAAACGGAAAGATGAAATGTATTTGTAACTGTAAGGATAACACTTCTCAGTGTTGTGAAGAAG GTGAGTCAAAGAAAGACGACAGCTGTTGTACATGTGTCGTTACTTGTCGCTGTGAAAATGGAAAGATGAAATGCGTCTGTAACTGTAAGGATGACACATCTCAATGTTGTACTGAAGCTAAAGAGGGGAAAAACAAATGTACAGTTACTGTTGTTTGTGAATGCGGAGATACACGTTGTAGTCCAGACTGTAAGAAGGAGTCATGCGAGGATTGTGTAGAAACCAGAAAGAAGAACAGTTGTGTTTGTAACGTTACCTGTTGCTGTGAAAACGGAaagatgaaatgtgtttgtaactgCAAGTGTTGTAAAGACGGAAATG